The Methanosarcina acetivorans C2A genome includes the window TCAGAGATTACAACCAGAACCAAGCTCTAAGGAATGAATTAAAAATCAAAAGCGGAGAAAAGATTACTCTTTCTTCTTATCGACGAAACCTAAAAATGATTTATCCTTATCTGGACAAATATGCAGAATTACTAATCCAAGAATGTAGAAATCTTAACCTTATTGGTGACAAAATCTGGATTTGGGATCGAAGATTTTTTGAGTGTAATTGCAGTGGTTTGAAAAATAAAGAGACTGGACAGCTTTCCGATCCAGATGCTGGACATTATGTCAAGAAAACAGGTAAATTTAGTGTATTATCAGGAACAGGATACACTGATACATGTATTGTTGATAGCTGGTGGGGTTTACCTGTGTCAAGGGCGGTTAAGAATCTTCCAATTTCGGCGGTTTAAAAACTTCCAATTCTCAATCCTTGTGAAAAGTTCGAGGATTGTAGATAATGCTGAAAACGGAGGAATGGCTATCGATACGAGATTTGTATTCACAAGGCTTCAGCATCAGTGAGATCTCTAGAAGAACAGGTTATGCTAGGGAAACTGTGAGGAAATATCTTAAAAAGAAAACTGCCCCAGAACCTCAGAAACGTCCGCCAAAACCGAGTAAACTTGATCCTTTCAAACCTTACATACAAGAAAAACTCAAAGAAGGTCCTTATACTGCTGTTCGCCTTTATAGGGAAATCAAAGAAATGGGTTTTGATGGAGGAAAAACCATAGTCAAGGACTTCGTAAGAGAAGTCCGACCTAAACAGGGAGTCCCTGCTGTACTCCGCTATGAAACAAAACCAGGTGTACAGGCTCAGGTTGACTGGGCAGAGATGGGAACAGTTGAGGTTGATGGAAAGATAAAGAAACTCTTTTGCTTCAACATGATTCTTGGATATTCCAGGATGAAATATGTTGAATTTACACTGGGCATAGACACTTCCACTCTTATCCAGTGTCATCTGAACGCCTTTGAGTACTTTGGAGGATTTACACAGGAGATTCTCTATGATAACATGAAACAGGTTGTTATCAAAAGAGCCTTAAAATCATCAGATTCTGAATGGAACTCACAGTTTGAGGATTTCTTCAAATGCTTTGGTTTTATTCCACGGTTATGCAGGCCTTACAGGCCTCAGACAAAAGGTAAAATTGAAAATACGGTAGGCTATGTCAAGAGGGATTTCTTCCTTGGAAGACGATTTACCTCTCTCGAAGACCTGAACGCCCAAGTTCACAGGTGGTTGGAAAGGGTAAATTCAACTGTCCACGGAACAACCTATCAAATCCCCCTTGAACGTTTTAAGGAGGAGAAACTGATCCCTCTGGATCAGGTTCCTCCTTACAAAGTTGTCCATAAGGAGACCAGAAAGGTCTCCAGAGACTGTTATATTTCGTTCCTTGGAAATAAGTATTCTGTTCCTTACAGGTTTGCAGGGAGAACTGCAGAGCTTCAGATCCTTGAAGGAATATTCGAGGTCTATGTTGATTATGAGAAAGTCTGTGAACATGAAATCCTTCCTGGAAACTGCAGAGTTTCAAGGAAAAAGGAACATTTCCAGGGTCTCCTGAGTGAGATTCTTAAAGAGAACTCAAAATGCAAAAAAGATTCACAGATCCCGTTGAAGTTCTCAGATCCCGAAGTTGAAAAAAGGTCTCTTGATGTCTATGAAATATTTAGTGAAGGTGGTTTTGAATGAACAACTTCACCTATGAGAGACTTCACAATAACCTGCAATACCTGAAACTTAATTCTATCGAAGAGCTTCTGGATAACTACCTTGAAATTGCTGCAAGGGACAACAAGACAACAATGGAAGTCCTTGATTACTTGTTTGAACAGGAAAAGAAACACAGAGAAGCTGTTGCAATTGAGAGAAGGATGAAAAGTGCAGTTTTTCCCGTTAAAAAGACTCTTGAGGAATTCGATTTTGAATTTCAGAAATCCATTGATAAAAAAGCAATCGAAGACCTTGCAACCTTGAGATTTGTTCATAATTCAGAGAATGTCGTTTTCCTTGGTCCTCCCGGAGTTGGAAAGTCTCATCTTGCAATCGCTCTTGGGATTGAAGTAGCAAAAGCAGGGATTTCGGTTTACTTTACCAATACAGGAAACCTTATCGAGAAGTTGAAAATAGCAAATCGAGAAGGAATGCTTGAAAAGAAACTAAGGGACTTGATGAAATATAAAGTGCTGATAATTGACGAAATAGGGTATCTCCCATTTGACGAAGAAGGAGCTCACTGCCTATTTCAGCTGATCTCAAGACGGTATGAAAAGAGTTCAACGATCTTGACATCAAATAAATCATATGGAGAATGGGGAGAGATATTCAAGGACCATGTAATAGCGGCTGCTGTACTTGATAGGATTCTCCACCATTCAACTACGATTAACATCAAAGGGGAAAGTTACAGACTGAAAGAAAGGAAGAAACAGGGAATAAAAACAGGAAATATATGCCAGTAATTTCTAAAAGTTTATGAAAAATTGAGTAAAATTTATATTAAAAGGTTGGCAAATTCTAAACCGCCCAAAATGGAAAAAAGTTAACCGCCCTTGACAATAAAGCCACTTTTTGGATATTTAGGCTTTTTTAATTTCGGATTTGTTTTCCGTTCTTCTGCTTTCTTGGCTTTTATCTGTGCCCCTAGTTCTTTTTTCTGAGCTTCTAGTTCTTCAAGATTCAAGTCTTTCTTTTTTCTTATAAAACTGACTATACATTGAAAGTATTTAAAACAATGTATTTTCTAGTCTAGAGACAAAATAAAGTCATTTTGAGATGTCAAAATCACTATCAGCAAAAATGATCAAAAAAGATAATTAATTGATACTATGTTAAAAACAATGCATTAAACTCCATACTTTATTTTCCAAGTTTTGAGAACCTTAAATTTTCTGCAAAATAGATGATCTCAAGAAAGAGCTATGAAGCGGTTTGAAATTGAGATGATATAGATGTCTCGAAAATCCGCAATGACCCTTTGTAAGGCTTCTAAAGGGTTTTGAGCATTTTTCAGGATATAAGCTGAGTTATAAAAACATCAATATTGCGGAAAAGAAAGAAAGTCGAAAATAAGCTAGATGTTATCGTGGATGTAGAGATTTACAGTTAATTATTTTTGTTGAATTTATTTCTTCTTTATTATTCATTTCCATCGTTCTTATTTGATCCCAGGGTACTGCTTTTAATATATTGTTCCCATTTAAAATTAACATTGACTTATTTTCAAAATTATATAATTGACCATTTATCTCCCCAGATTCCATTTTTATTGTGACATAAGGGAACTTCGCATTATAGAAATTGGTTACTTGTTTTTTGAATTTAGCAGAAAAGCCTATGATATTAAAATATAAAATCATTAATGACGAAAAACTAAGAAAAAGACCAATTGCATAGCGGAATACTATATCTAATCCCTTTTTTGCAGGTATTTGTGCCACTAAGTTTGTGGACATATTATAAATATATATCCAAATATTAGAAAAATCAAAATTTATGGAACTAAAATAGGAAATTGAAACCCCTGTGAAAAACATAATTAGGATATTGATTCCAACAAGTGTTCCTATAAAAAACCAATAGCTATAGTGAACAAATATTGACCATTTTGTTAAGTAAAGTTCTTCTGTAAGTCTTGACAGTGAATAATTTTTATTTTCTAAAAATATTAGCCACCCGAAAATAATAAAACCAGTAATGACACTTATATAATTAAAAGTTGATACAAATACAAAGAGATCCACATTAAAGTTGTCATATTTCTTTGATGTGTATAATATTAAATTGGGAAATATATTGATAAGAAAACTATTTACCAAATTGTCAGCGATAGAAAAAATATAATTGATTACTTTAACTGAATAAATAATTCCAAATAAAACACCTTCAAATAAAATCAAACACTTTATCGAAGTGTAAGAATTATAGGCTGATATTTTTTGTAAAAAGTCACTAACAGATTGCGAATTATCTTTTAGAAAAATTAGATATTTATCTTTTCCAGTCTTGGTTACATAATGTTTATCAAAACGTGCTAATAAAAAAGAAGTAATTAAGATAATTATTGAAGGAATTAAAATTTCTTTTATAGTAATATCAGATACATTTGATAGAATCCCATACAAGTCTTTATTTTCCAACACGTCTTTTTCAATATGTAAATAAGTAAATATTCTTTTTGATTTTGTTCAATATTTGTATCATTATCATCGATTTATATAGGCGTTTTTGATTAGTATTTAAATCAAAAGTTATAACGTCAATAAATTTAGAAGCTCTTAAATAAACAAAAGGATAATGTTTTTGGTCATATAGAGTATTTTTGTGTAGTTACAGTTGGGGTTGATTTGTTGACAAAAAAATCCTCTAATCCAAAATTCGATAATTGTAACATTGAACACACTATTATTGGGGATAATTCACAATATTATGAACATTATACTGATAACTCCCAACGCACACATATTTCTGAAAATTATTCTACATTCGAAGGTAGAAAGGAAAATGAGAACATAATCTGGAATATTTTTACAGCATTTATTGAAAAATTGGCTCCGTTCTTTATCAGTCGCTTTGGTGAAACAAAAACCACAATTTTAGGCTTTTCTATTTCCATTTTGGGAGTTTTATTTTGCAGTTATCCAGTTTTATTTAACGATAATAATCTTTCAATTATATTGGATAATACTGGACAAAAATTTGAGTTTACATTTGTTTTTGGATATGCTTTAGTCATTATAGCTGTTATAATTTTATCTATTGGGCTAATCAGCGACCACACAAAATGTAAAAAATGCAATAAAGGTTTCGGTTATAAGGAGATAAAAAGACCACTGATTGAAGAGACAAGATGCTCGAAAGGAATAATACAAAAGACAACAAGGTACTATAAATGCCAATATTGTGGTGATGAAAAAATTGTGTCTAGTAAAAGGATAATAAAATATAAAGATTTGTTAAAATAAATTACCAATCCAGTGAAAAAATTAAAATTCTCTTATCGTTTTTGCAATATTTCTTTTCTCGTTAGTAAGATTCCCTATCTATTTTTGCTGTTTTCGGTTTATAGGGCTTGCAGAGAGCTTACACTGAAACACAAGGTATGAGGTAGAGGGTTCATAGTTACATCCTACCTTGAGCCGCCTCCTCCGGCTTCGCCTCCCCCGTCGCCTCAATTTATGAACTCTCTACCTCGCCGACAACTTAAAATTCTATCAGTAATCGAGGCATCACGTAGAAAGCTTTTGAGAAGCCCTAGAAAACAAATCCTGTTGTCAAGTAAATGAAATTCAAAAAAATCAGAAGGAAGATTTAAATTAGCAAATTTGGAATAAAATAACTTTTAACTATATTCAGAAGGTGATCACAGTTTTCTCCTGAAGCTTTGATAGTACCGTCTATTCCCATATGAAGAACAAAATGAAGTATTGCTCTTGACTGTGCATTTGCTTCAGTAAATTCATAATCTTTCTTTTCAATGAAGAGACGCTTGATTATTTTATTATATGGAGTAATATCAATATTGTCTCTCTGCGTAAAGTTCTTTGATTCCATGCAATATCGTTCAGAAAAAAACCATAGGTTTTCATACATCCTGTTTCCGTTTTCTTCTGTATACTCGCTTACAAAAATTCCTTTAATCTCTTCAGGACAAATGTTTTCGCAGTTTTTGTAGGCATTTTCTGCTTTATCTATTATTGGACCCGTCGCGCCAATATTATGCAAATAGTCTGTGAATTCTCTATTCATGAAATGTCATCTCTTTAGTATCAAACTTTTTAATATCTTGTTTGTCTCTAATATCCATGATCATTCCTTCAATGTAATGAAGTATATGACCCAAATAATTTGAAGCAAATTGATCGCACTTATAGTCCCATTGCCACTTCGTTGATTCAATCTCTATTTTTTTTCTATTTTCCTCATAGTGCTGATGTAATAACTTTCTTATGACTTCTTGAAGCTGGGTTGTTATCTGAATCTCAACTAAAATGTCTTCTTTTCTAGTGCTCCAATTAAAGTCTGGAATTTCGAAAGTTCGTGTAATATAAACATGAGCTGCATAATATCCATCATCTTTTGCTTTATATTCAACTTTACAATTATTATCAATCTCTTTGATTTTTTCTACTATAAAGTCGACACCGTCTAGATATTTTACTACAATTAACGTTCTTAGAAGATCATTGATTTTACTAAATCCTTTACTTGGAAGCATCCATCCTTCTTCAGGTTCATTCGGCCAACTATTATTATTTATAACATTGTATCTAAATGTCTTGAGTATAAATGAATCATAAGGTTTAATTAGTATTTCAGGTTTCAACCCTGATTCTAAATAGTTAGCAAATAAAGTGTAACCCGTACTAACACGATAGTAGTCGCTGTATTCTTTGAAATTATTAGTTAGTGCAGTCCAAAAGTTTGATTTTTCAAAATCCTGTTTAGCCTTAAGAAACACAGATTCGTAATAAGATTTATTTCTTTCATTTGAACTTGCGTCCTTGAATTTAGAAAGTAGCCATTGTTGATATTCAGGAACATTTTTGGGTTTTTCGTCTTTAGGAATATTTCCAGAAATAGTATCTAGATTTACACACGTATCTTTAATTTTTGTTATTTCTGGCAATGTGGCACCTCCAAATATGGAATGAACAAAGAATCTTATTCTCTACAACAGTTAATCTCTTTATACATAATGAATCAACTTCAATATCTTTCTCTTTTATTAATTCCATCCACATACGCGCTCGAATTAGCTCTATATTTATTTTTATTTCCAAACGTGAAACTTTTATATTATGTTTGTGAAATTTTGTGTCTTCAATCTTTTGGTTTTGCTATTATCTACTGAGCTTGACAATTCAATACTCAAAAGTCCCATTTTTCTATTTTCGTAGAAATTGAGTCCTTTTTAGCTCGCGTTTCAGGACTTTACGTAAAGTTAGTCTGGAAGAAAGATTGTATGTTTTTTCTTTATATTGAAGTCGAAAATCCACATTCTACTATTTCTATTGATATTTGATATATTAGCTATACTCGTTATATTTCAAAGAGTTTTTTTAGAGAGTGATAATAATATATTTACGTGTAAATAAAAATTTTAAATCCCGCAAAACTCTGAAATACTAGCGTGTGCATAATTATCTGCACACAAAAAAGAGTCGAAGCTATATGAAATTATATAAAGAGTCGGTTGGCAAATCTAAAAAAATCAAAGGCAACAGCAAAGAAAAAGATTGCTTGACCAAGAAGCTGATACTAGAGACAATCGGCTTTGATTCCATTACTATTCAAGATATTTTCAGAGAGTCAGGTTATACTGGAAAATATGAAACTTTACGCGGTCTAGTTCTCAGATACCAAAAATTCGGGTATGTTGCCAGGGAAGGTAAGATACCATATCATTATTTCCTAACTGACCTGGGTTTTCAGCATTTGGAGAATCCGACTTTAGGTAGGGAGACTGCGGTTCGTGAATATAATGCTCGTTAGCAAGCGCATTGGTAAAATATGCTGATACACTGGATGACGAAACGGTTACAGAGATATTTAAAGATAGGGTAATTACACCGACTGTAAAGAACGAGAATATAATCAAAGAGAACGTGATTAAAGAGAATATCAAAGTAGTTGATAGCAAACCCGCACCAGACCTCCCTAAGTCCTCAGAAGGGTTATCGGGCAGTATTGATGCAAGTACTTCTGACAGGTCTGATATAGTTGCTGATCTGCTTGAACGAGTCAAAGACATGGAAAAAGAAAGAGATGATCTGAAAAGAGAGAATATTGAATTAGGCAATAAACTGGCAGGTAAATCGATTGCTAAAGCTGAAATCACAAGCAATGCGTATAGAGTCCGCAATTATGACAAAATACTTCTGAGATACAAAAATGCAGTTGTGGATAACAATTTTTTCAAATCTATTCCTTATAAGCTGTATCTGATAACTGCTATTCCTGTAGACAATCTCGGTAAGGCACTCAAAGAGTTTATCAAAGTCAAACAGGGCGATATAATTATCTTTCCAGATATTCAAGCAAAACCGCTTGTTGAAAATAGGTTCGTAAGAAGACTGACAGATAGCGAACTTAAAAAATTGCAACCCAAGCTTGCATTCGGAAAAAAGAAAGCTTATATTTTAATTAAGTCCAAAAAGCTACAGCTTGAATTATGCGATTTGCCCGCAGAAGTGGTTGAAAGACCAGTGAAGATAGTTCACCATTGAATTGTCCTTTATCTATTTTTCAAGACCTGAGAAGAAGTGTTTTGTCCTGAAATAATTTCGCTTTGAAACTTTTTTCCTCTTGTCCATGTTTTCACCACCCAAACAATCTCACTCCTATTCTGAACTTTGCCTCAACTGGTAATCTATTCCAGAATGCTTCCTGTGGCGATTCTAACTGTTCAAGTTTCAAAGCTCCATGAGGCCTCTTGTTATACCACTGTACGAATTCTTCAAATGATTCAAACTCTCCTCTAAACCTTTGATATGTATCGAACCATTTCTCTATTTTTCCGTTTGTCTGAGGATGTCTTACCCTTGCAAGTATTGGTTTGATTCCAAGTTCTTCAATGCATCTTTTAAAGTCACTATCCCATGAACCATCCTTATTAATCCTGTGAGCTCCGAATTCACTTCCATGATCCATAATGAGCTCTCTTAAAGGGTATATGTCCCAGTACTCTTTAACAAGTTCATCAATCACTTTAATGGTGTTCTCCGTGTTGCAATGAACGTACTCTCCACCTGCAATTATCATTCTTGATGAATCATCAAGAATGGCACAGACTTGCAGTCCTAACAGGGGATTCTCATGCCAATCGATGTGTGCAGCAGACATGCTGTGTTCGCGTTCGTATCTACACCATTTTCTTCTCTGTTTCTTTTTTCGGTTTTCCTTGGCAAGGTCCATGCTAAGTAGATAGTTATGGATTCTGTTATGAGATATCTTACGATTATATTTGCCTTCGATGAGAATCTCAAGGTAACAGGCTCCAAACTTATAATCAGAGTAAGTTTGGTCAATCAATTCCTTATCAGAGGAGGATAAGGGGTTCTTTGGTCTTCCAAGATTAATGCCAACTTGAGGAAGCTGACCAGTTTCAACGTATTCTTTGTAGATCTGCTGAACTCGACGGGCTGAGATCCCCTGGATCTCAGCTATCGTCGAGGTAGATTCACCCTTCGATTTTTGAGCAATGATCCAACGTATCTTTTTTCCATTAAGTTTCACAAAAGATAAGGGATTACAACCGACATATTTAGCGCGAAATAATTTCGGGATAAAACAAGACCTGAGAAGAAGGGTAAAAAATCTGCAAGCTTTCTCATATCTGTTTTCGCTCTCGAGGGCTTGTAGGGCTTTAGAAGGGCTTGCAGCACTTATATTGGTGAGTACTAGATTCTGCTTGTCTGTAATCTCTGATCACGAGCTGATGTAAGGGCAGAATCGGTTTTCCTAATATCAATTGATTTCTGATCATAGAAATAGTTCTGAGATGTTACTTACTTTTGAGAATAAAAATGGTTTTGGTATGAACTTATGATGTAAATAAACAGGAAGAGATTGACTTCAGTAAATGTGCTTATGTGATAATAGAATGCCAAAAAACGCTAAGTATCAGATACTCTCAAATATCAATTAGGCTGTATTATTAAATCTCTTCAATTTAATAGAATTACCTAACTTTTCGAAGACCTTCAACAGATCATAATGTTCTTCCATGGTTAACTGACGTTAGACAATCAGCATATTTACTTTGTTTAATAATGCTGATATTTTTTTCGAACACCGAAATCAAATTCTGTGTATATCCTGTATTTTCATTAATCTGTATTAATAAAGAAACATATTGCTCTATCATATCAATAATTTCTTTATTTATGTTTGATTTAACTGTTCTAATATTAGACGCAGCTATTGTGCTCAAATAACTGCCATTATTCAAAATGAAACATCTAAATCCATCAATATAACTGATATGTGAATCTATTATTCTTATGGAGTGTAGAATCGATCGTCTTCGTACAAAAGTATCATCTTCAAATATGTCGTAATTGTTATATGTCCTAAAACAATGATTACTGGACTCAAAATTATCTGCGGATCTTGTTTCTAAAAATGTAATAAGAAGATCAATACGCTCCTTTGCAAACTTAAACGTATTTTTAATATTCTTAATAAACTCAAACTCAATATCATTTCCTTTATTTTCATAACCAAGTGAGCAAAATAAAGGGTTTTCGTTACCGACTCTGAATGAAAAGAATTCATAATGTCTTGTGATATCACGAATATATACAAAACCAGCAGGATTTAATCTAATTTTTATATCATTTAATTTATTTATATCGGTAATATTACTATCATTTGGCTGTGTTATCAATTTTTTCAGTGCTTTCTTTTCATCAGAGAAACTGTCTTCTGAAAAAACCTGTTTATTGATAAACGTAATTAAGTTACACCAATTTTCTTTATTGAGTAGGAATAAATTAGTAAGAATTCCAAAATACAAATCAATGCTACCTACGAAGATCTCATCAAATGTACAAAACAGGTTATATAAACCAACAGGATTGCTCTTCGCAGTTCGAGTATACTCATCCAAGGAATACTGAGATTTATTAAGTATATCTGTTAGTAGTAGTCTTGCTGGATTAACATAGCCGGCATGACATCCGACAATTAAAGATTCATTATTAAGAAATAATCTTTCTTTCAAATAGTCATTTTTCAGAAGATACTTAATTACTAAGAAATATTCTATTCCTCTTGAACCATATCTAGTTGACGCAGATTTAGATAATTTTTTTATGTTAACAAAATAAGTTGGATCTGACTCTTCAGTTATTTCGCAAAGTATTTTTGCTAATTTTCTAATATTAAAATTGAATAAAGGTAAAAAAGATCGCTTAGTAAATTCCTCATTCAAAATATATTCTAAAAACTCTTCTTGTTGTTGATTTACTTTTACTGCATGTTGCTTGGCAATAAGGATTCTCTTAAAAATTATTTCTGATTCTTCGGCAAGAGGTCTAAATTCTATGTTATAACGGACAGAAGTATTAGCTGATTGACAATTCATGAGTGAACAATTAATATCACTAGTACAAAAAATAAAAATAATATCTTTATTGATTTTAATATTACTTTCTTTTTGAGTTCTTTTTACATTTTGATAAACGCTTTCAATAACTTTTGGAAACTCCGAATTGTAAAGATCTATCTCCACATGGTTAATGTTATCGAAGATCATCAGCAAAGGTAACTCTTTATTTATGGAAATTCCAAAGAATTGGCCAAATTCATCGGGATAATTATAATAGTAAAATAATAATAATGTCATTAAATCTTTATATGAACATCCAGAAGTAAGGTTAATAAAAGCAGTATCATCAACATCTACATGTTTAGTTTCATCAATGTAACGTTTAAGTTTATAAAAGAATTTAGGAGTGAATGCATTTGTAATTCTTAATTGCAAATGAAATAAGGTAAACAATAAATTGTTAATAGTTTTCGGGTAGTAGCTAAAAATATTACAAATTAAGTAATAAAAATAATCATCGAATAATTTCAGACAATCCATGCATGAATCATTATCGAGAACAGCGTCTTTTAAATCAAAAAATATTTTATTATAATTGTTAATATAGTTCTTTGCGTACCATTTAAGATAAGTTGTTTTACCAGTGCCATTATATCCATATAAAAATATACTTATTGGCAATGGCAAAATGTGGGAGTTCAAGGCAGAGTCCATACTCTTATTAAGAACCTCATATGTTGAAGATTTGATAAAATATTTTTGGTAAAATAAATCTTCTGTTAAAGTTCCTTGTAAATTAGTATCAATGTTATAAGGGCTTGCAATTAGAAAATTATTTAGACAAAACATCTTGGCCATTGATTTCACCTTTTCAGAATCTCACTCCATATTTACTACATTGGACGACAACACGTATATTGAATTTTATAAAGGAATAGAATAAACACTGAAAATTATTAGCTTGGTAAAAACATCATTGAAATTTCGCTTAGTAAGTAGGCAAGTTTTCCAGAGTTCACTTTCTCTAAATGAAGATTATTAATTAGTTTTCAGTATCAGGTCTTGTCCATGAGTTGTTTAAGCGATTATAATGAAATCCTTAAATTATTAACTATCAAGAAAATTGGTCTTAAAGCTGAGGATTTTAAGAGTTATTTACATTTCTTTTTTATTGAGTTAAGGTTCGCTTAAGGTTTATCCGAAAAGGATTATGACCTATGTAACTTTTATAATTGAACATATAAAGGAAATATATTTATTAAATTGCTATAAAAATTACTTTTTTCTGCTCTTTAGTTAGGGTTGAACAGAGTATTTGCGTCATACTTTGCCATTAGGATATTGACTCCATTCAGATTAGCTCCTCTTAGGTCGATTACACTAAGGTCGACTCCATTTAGATTTGCTTCACTCAGATTCGCTTCCCTAAGGTCGGCTCCATTCAGATCAGCTTCACTCAGATTTGCTTTTCTCATATATGCTCCCTTCAGTTTTGCTCCCTTCAATTTTGCTTCACTTAAATAGGCTCCACTCAACTTTGCTTTACTCAGATCAGCTTCATTCAGATTTGTTTTGCTCAGATTAGCTTCATTCAGGTTTGCTCTTCTCAGGTCAATTCCATTTAGATCGGCTCCATTCAAATTGGCTCTACTCAGATCGACTCCGCTAAGATCGGCTCCACTAAGATTTGCTCCACTAAGATCAACTCCACTTAGATCGGCTTCACGAAGATCGGCTCCACTAAGATCAACCTCCCTCAAGTTGGCTTTACTCAGATTGGTTCCACGTAAGTTTGCACCACTAAGGTTTGCTCCTTTCAGGTTAGCTTCACTTAGATCGGCCTCACTTAGATCGGCCTCACTCAAATTGGCTCCCCTAGTGTAAGTTGCTTTATTTAGGTAGAATTCATTGAGATCAGCTCCACTAAGGTTTGCTCCACTCAGATCAACTCCACTTAGTTTTGCTTTGCTCAGATTTGCTTCACTTAAATTCGCTCTCCTCATATATGCTCCCTTGAGATCTGCTTCGCTCAGATTTGCTTTACTCAGATTTGCTTTACTCAGATCAGCTTCATTAAGATGAGCTTCATGTAAAAAAGCGTCCCTCAGATCGGATTCACTAAGATCAGCTCCAATAAGATTGTTTATGACTAGAAGAGCTTGAGCCTTACATTTATTAACATTGGCTATTGTTGATAATTGAATACTTTCACAAAAAGCAATTTTAGAGTCTTTCAATTGTAGTTCACTTTTACTCAACATTAAGCCAATAAGATAAGCTGATATCGAAGCATCCACAATAACTTTTGAGTTTTTACTTCCTTGTTTCCAAACTGGAGATAAGAAATACATTGCTTCACGATATCTTTTAGTTTTGTAAGCGTACAATCCACGCATATAATAAACACTAAGTATTTCTTCAGGAATATTCATTCCATAATCTGAATTTTCCGAAAAATTTTCGCTTAAACACAAATCAACGACCCTTTCTGCTTCGGAGATGAATTCCAAGCTAAACTGACCGAAAGAGCCACAAGTATCGAAAATTTTCCTTAAGGCATATATCACTTCTTTCTTATTTTCACCAATA containing:
- the istA gene encoding IS21 family transposase translates to MLKTEEWLSIRDLYSQGFSISEISRRTGYARETVRKYLKKKTAPEPQKRPPKPSKLDPFKPYIQEKLKEGPYTAVRLYREIKEMGFDGGKTIVKDFVREVRPKQGVPAVLRYETKPGVQAQVDWAEMGTVEVDGKIKKLFCFNMILGYSRMKYVEFTLGIDTSTLIQCHLNAFEYFGGFTQEILYDNMKQVVIKRALKSSDSEWNSQFEDFFKCFGFIPRLCRPYRPQTKGKIENTVGYVKRDFFLGRRFTSLEDLNAQVHRWLERVNSTVHGTTYQIPLERFKEEKLIPLDQVPPYKVVHKETRKVSRDCYISFLGNKYSVPYRFAGRTAELQILEGIFEVYVDYEKVCEHEILPGNCRVSRKKEHFQGLLSEILKENSKCKKDSQIPLKFSDPEVEKRSLDVYEIFSEGGFE
- the istB gene encoding IS21-like element ISMac3 family helper ATPase IstB, with product MNNFTYERLHNNLQYLKLNSIEELLDNYLEIAARDNKTTMEVLDYLFEQEKKHREAVAIERRMKSAVFPVKKTLEEFDFEFQKSIDKKAIEDLATLRFVHNSENVVFLGPPGVGKSHLAIALGIEVAKAGISVYFTNTGNLIEKLKIANREGMLEKKLRDLMKYKVLIIDEIGYLPFDEEGAHCLFQLISRRYEKSSTILTSNKSYGEWGEIFKDHVIAAAVLDRILHHSTTINIKGESYRLKERKKQGIKTGNICQ
- a CDS encoding IS481-like element ISMac4 family transposase is translated as MKLNGKKIRWIIAQKSKGESTSTIAEIQGISARRVQQIYKEYVETGQLPQVGINLGRPKNPLSSSDKELIDQTYSDYKFGACYLEILIEGKYNRKISHNRIHNYLLSMDLAKENRKKKQRRKWCRYEREHSMSAAHIDWHENPLLGLQVCAILDDSSRMIIAGGEYVHCNTENTIKVIDELVKEYWDIYPLRELIMDHGSEFGAHRINKDGSWDSDFKRCIEELGIKPILARVRHPQTNGKIEKWFDTYQRFRGEFESFEEFVQWYNKRPHGALKLEQLESPQEAFWNRLPVEAKFRIGVRLFGW
- a CDS encoding pentapeptide repeat-containing protein, with product MINKLSFNIFIDSVLRILSIDLKTSLNFLVIPDILDDSLAKAILTEVGKSEHESSQLIKELKCYPIWHERTNNTWTFNEDVRQYIIEKIDNIAVSRKIVLSEMKKYLGKINDPYLYIDYYIQIARLSLIIGENKKEVIYALRKIFDTCGSFGQFSLEFISEAERVVDLCLSENFSENSDYGMNIPEEILSVYYMRGLYAYKTKRYREAMYFLSPVWKQGSKNSKVIVDASISAYLIGLMLSKSELQLKDSKIAFCESIQLSTIANVNKCKAQALLVINNLIGADLSESDLRDAFLHEAHLNEADLSKANLSKANLSEADLKGAYMRRANLSEANLSKAKLSGVDLSGANLSGADLNEFYLNKATYTRGANLSEADLSEADLSEANLKGANLSGANLRGTNLSKANLREVDLSGADLREADLSGVDLSGANLSGADLSGVDLSRANLNGADLNGIDLRRANLNEANLSKTNLNEADLSKAKLSGAYLSEAKLKGAKLKGAYMRKANLSEADLNGADLREANLSEANLNGVDLSVIDLRGANLNGVNILMAKYDANTLFNPN